In one window of Aceticella autotrophica DNA:
- a CDS encoding ABC transporter substrate-binding protein, with amino-acid sequence MKELKKRRLKLMSIAGLLIFLIVFAATGCSGTKAPQETKVSYVEVKDAVGRTVKIQEPVKKIVSIYGMIPQFVYLLGEGDKFYAGGFWGTDFYKLVDPDVMTKVSRGKTANVEEIAKEKPDVVLCSYWQANNKDVKQLESLNIPVICTKVESIEDINNTVSMLGKVFQKEKQAQNIVDYYKKAEQNVKDKIQGTTKPKVLIMYYSGKEHSYMTMGGDMFQSRLVELAGGTSVSQNLSGKKSIDVEQSVKWNPDMIMIIQYDKSAAQTKDEILKDPAWGKINAVKDGKVFLVPNDGDNWIDPCPKWPLGLNWAAKVLHPNEFKDVNIKEQAKDFYKTFFGLNIDKVQINGDLITNK; translated from the coding sequence ATGAAAGAATTAAAAAAAAGAAGATTGAAATTAATGAGTATAGCAGGATTGCTTATATTTTTAATTGTTTTTGCTGCAACAGGATGTTCTGGAACTAAAGCTCCGCAGGAAACAAAGGTGTCATATGTTGAAGTTAAGGATGCTGTTGGAAGAACAGTAAAAATTCAAGAACCTGTCAAGAAAATAGTAAGTATATATGGAATGATTCCACAATTTGTATATCTTCTTGGTGAAGGTGATAAATTTTACGCCGGAGGTTTTTGGGGTACAGATTTTTATAAGCTTGTAGACCCTGATGTGATGACAAAAGTAAGCAGGGGGAAAACAGCAAATGTCGAAGAAATCGCAAAAGAAAAACCAGATGTTGTGCTTTGTAGTTATTGGCAGGCAAATAATAAGGATGTAAAACAGTTAGAAAGTCTCAATATACCGGTAATTTGCACAAAAGTAGAAAGTATTGAGGACATAAATAATACAGTATCAATGTTGGGAAAGGTTTTTCAAAAGGAAAAACAAGCTCAAAACATTGTAGACTATTACAAGAAAGCTGAACAAAATGTAAAGGATAAAATTCAAGGAACAACAAAGCCAAAGGTTTTGATCATGTATTATAGTGGAAAAGAGCATTCATATATGACTATGGGTGGTGATATGTTTCAAAGCAGGCTTGTTGAATTAGCCGGAGGTACTTCTGTCTCACAAAATTTATCTGGTAAAAAAAGTATAGATGTTGAACAGTCAGTCAAATGGAATCCTGATATGATCATGATAATACAATATGATAAATCGGCTGCGCAAACAAAAGATGAAATATTGAAAGACCCTGCATGGGGTAAGATAAATGCGGTTAAAGACGGAAAGGTTTTTCTTGTTCCGAATGATGGGGATAACTGGATAGATCCTTGTCCTAAGTGGCCATTGGGTTTAAATTGGGCGGCAAAGGTTTTGCATCCAAATGAATTTAAGGATGTAAACATCAAAGAGCAGGCAAAAGATTTTTATAAAACCTTCTTTGGATTGAATATCGATAAAGTTCAAATTAATGGTGATTTAATCACGAACAAATAA
- the aroB gene encoding 3-dehydroquinate synthase — protein MEVINIDLKDRSYPIYICNNMLDDIGKVVCRHTKSKRIYLVTDTNVYPLYYEKVKAILNNAGFDVSKFVIPAGESSKNLDMLKNILEDIYKSGLLRDGSIIALGGGVVGDIAGFAAATYMRGVDFIQIPTTLLAQVDSSVGGKVGVNLRGGKNIVGAFHQPKMVYIDTSNLRTLNKREILGGLAEIIKYGVIWDKELFEYLEYNMDEILNLNDEMITHIIKKSCVIKGKVVSLDEKEQKLRQILNYGHTVGHAIEALTGYEKYIHGEAVAIGMVYAAKLSLKKSLIDKEYFDRICALIKKSGLPVEYGELHKEDIVELIRHDKKNKNDKIRFVLPVGYGKVDIFEVNKDEILSILD, from the coding sequence TTGGAGGTTATCAATATAGATTTAAAAGACCGTTCATATCCGATATATATATGTAATAACATGCTTGATGACATAGGTAAGGTGGTATGCAGACATACCAAAAGCAAAAGGATTTACCTTGTAACAGATACCAATGTATACCCATTATATTATGAGAAAGTAAAAGCTATTTTAAATAATGCTGGGTTTGATGTATCAAAATTTGTAATACCTGCAGGTGAAAGCAGCAAAAATCTTGACATGTTAAAAAATATTTTAGAAGACATCTATAAAAGCGGGCTTTTAAGAGATGGTTCAATAATTGCCCTTGGCGGAGGAGTAGTGGGGGATATAGCCGGCTTTGCAGCAGCTACATATATGAGGGGTGTAGATTTTATTCAGATACCCACTACCCTTCTTGCACAGGTAGATAGCAGTGTAGGGGGAAAAGTCGGTGTTAATTTAAGGGGCGGCAAGAATATCGTCGGCGCTTTCCATCAGCCAAAGATGGTTTATATAGATACAAGCAATTTGAGAACCTTAAATAAAAGGGAAATACTTGGGGGATTAGCAGAAATAATAAAATACGGAGTAATATGGGACAAAGAATTATTTGAATATCTGGAATACAATATGGATGAGATACTTAATTTAAACGATGAAATGATTACACATATTATAAAAAAATCATGCGTAATCAAGGGAAAGGTTGTTTCATTGGATGAAAAAGAACAAAAATTAAGACAAATCTTAAATTACGGACATACAGTAGGACATGCTATAGAAGCATTAACAGGATATGAAAAATATATTCATGGTGAAGCTGTTGCAATTGGAATGGTATATGCAGCTAAACTGTCCCTTAAAAAGAGTCTGATAGATAAAGAATATTTTGATAGAATTTGTGCTTTGATAAAGAAGTCCGGTTTACCCGTTGAATATGGCGAACTGCATAAAGAAGACATTGTAGAACTTATAAGGCATGACAAAAAGAATAAAAACGATAAGATTAGATTTGTACTTCCGGTTGGATACGGAAAAGTAGATATCTTTGAGGTAAATAAAGATGAAATATTATCGATTCTTGATTAG
- the pepF gene encoding oligoendopeptidase F, whose amino-acid sequence MVKRLPDRKEIDDRYKWKLEDIYENEELWENDFNRVKVILNEILKYKGKINNDKSLLEVLKLNDDVSILTNKLIAYAKMRKDEDNSNGKYQALADRAMTLNIQVLSATSFIIPEVLSIDETAIKDYLDRNTELGVYKHFLDDILRYKPHVLSDKEERLLAETGIIAQAPGNIFKMLNNADIKFPIIKDDDGNDVELTHGNFIKFMESRNRDVRYNAFNGMYNTYKNFINTYSSMTDSNVKKDIFYSKMRNHKSSLEASLFDDNVPVEVYNNLINTVHDKIDLLHRYVKLRKKFLKLEELHMYDLYVPLIKEYDKHYKYEEAVNIVLEGLKPLGNDYVDILKSGFDSKWIDVFENRGKTSGAYSWGAYGVHPYVLLNYQGNLNDVFTIAHEMGHSLHTHYSMSCQPFVYSEYKIFVAEVASTCNEALLMNYLLEKAKEKNERLYLLNHYLEEFKGTIFRQVMFAEFEKFTHETDEKGESLTPELLCKKYHELNKFYYGNDIVVDEGINYEWARIPHFYMGFYVYKYATGFSSATALSQMILKEGKPAVDRYKEFLKEGSSDYPLNLLKKAGVDLTSPKPVLDALDVFEKLLQEMEKEI is encoded by the coding sequence ATGGTAAAAAGACTGCCTGACAGGAAAGAAATTGATGATAGATATAAATGGAAGCTTGAGGATATTTATGAAAATGAAGAATTATGGGAAAATGACTTTAACAGGGTTAAAGTCATTTTAAACGAAATTTTGAAATACAAGGGGAAAATAAATAATGATAAATCCCTATTAGAGGTTTTAAAATTAAATGATGATGTTAGCATATTGACAAATAAATTAATTGCTTATGCCAAAATGAGAAAAGATGAAGATAATAGCAACGGGAAATATCAGGCTTTGGCTGATAGGGCAATGACCTTGAATATCCAAGTATTAAGTGCTACTTCATTTATTATTCCCGAGGTCTTATCAATAGATGAAACAGCAATAAAAGATTATCTTGATAGAAATACGGAACTTGGAGTCTATAAACATTTTCTTGATGATATACTGAGATATAAACCACATGTACTTTCTGATAAAGAAGAAAGATTATTGGCTGAAACAGGTATAATTGCACAGGCTCCCGGTAATATTTTTAAGATGTTGAACAATGCCGATATCAAATTTCCGATTATTAAGGATGATGATGGTAATGATGTTGAACTGACACATGGGAATTTTATAAAATTTATGGAAAGCAGGAACAGGGATGTAAGGTACAATGCTTTCAACGGTATGTATAATACATATAAAAATTTTATAAATACATATTCCTCAATGACTGATTCAAATGTAAAAAAAGATATTTTTTATTCTAAAATGAGAAATCATAAATCTTCTTTGGAAGCGTCTTTATTTGATGATAATGTTCCTGTTGAAGTATACAATAATTTAATCAATACAGTACATGACAAAATCGATTTACTCCACAGGTATGTTAAGCTAAGGAAAAAATTCTTAAAATTAGAGGAACTCCACATGTATGACCTTTATGTGCCTCTGATAAAAGAATATGACAAACATTATAAATATGAAGAGGCGGTCAATATCGTATTGGAGGGTTTAAAGCCTCTTGGAAACGACTATGTGGATATATTAAAAAGCGGTTTTGATTCCAAATGGATTGATGTATTTGAAAATCGAGGCAAAACCTCCGGTGCTTATTCATGGGGTGCATATGGCGTACATCCCTATGTGCTTTTAAACTATCAGGGGAATTTAAATGATGTATTTACAATAGCACATGAGATGGGGCATTCGCTTCATACACACTATTCCATGTCTTGCCAGCCGTTTGTATATTCAGAATACAAAATATTTGTTGCAGAAGTAGCCTCAACATGTAATGAAGCTTTGCTTATGAATTACCTCCTTGAGAAGGCTAAAGAGAAAAATGAGAGATTATACCTTTTAAATCATTACCTTGAAGAATTCAAAGGGACGATATTTAGACAGGTTATGTTTGCAGAATTTGAGAAATTTACTCACGAAACAGATGAAAAAGGTGAATCCCTTACACCCGAATTATTGTGTAAAAAATACCATGAATTAAATAAATTTTACTACGGCAATGATATCGTGGTTGATGAAGGTATTAATTATGAATGGGCAAGAATCCCCCATTTTTATATGGGATTTTACGTATATAAATATGCAACGGGATTTTCTTCGGCAACAGCACTTTCACAGATGATCTTAAAAGAAGGCAAACCAGCCGTAGATAGATATAAGGAATTTTTAAAAGAGGGCAGTTCCGATTATCCATTAAATCTTCTGAAAAAAGCAGGTGTAGACCTTACATCGCCAAAACCGGTGCTTGATGCATTGGATGTATTTGAAAAATTGCTTCAAGAAATGGAAAAGGAAATATAA